The Triticum aestivum cultivar Chinese Spring chromosome 3A, IWGSC CS RefSeq v2.1, whole genome shotgun sequence genome includes a region encoding these proteins:
- the LOC123062681 gene encoding glucan endo-1,3-beta-glucosidase 14 isoform X2 has translation MTRPTMLMLGLLLLSLFSVGTVSAQQKFGINYGQIANNLPDPTQVAGLLRSMNVNRVKLYDADPKVLTAFANTGVEFIISVGNENLQTMAASPGAARQWVAQHVQPFLPATRITGIIVGNEVLGNNDTAMAASLVPAMQAVYDALAALGLSGRVTVSSAHSVNVLGSSFPPSSGAFQEGVAQYVRPLLDFHSKTGSPFLINAYPFFAYKGSPGSVSLPYVLFQPNAGVRDGGLVYDNMLYAQIDAVYAAMKAMGHTDIGVRVSETGWPSKGDEDEVGATAQNAAAYNGNLMQRIAMGQGTPLKPSVPIDVFVFALFNENMKPGPASERNYGLFYPNGSPVYAINAGTAGSGSGSGDGSGGGSSVGRFDPYSSQSMFSAASRLGVRRRLSSLTPLLVLPVLSALLAC, from the coding sequence TGGGCACAGTGTCGGCGCAGCAAAAGTTCGGCATCAACTACGGGCAGATCGCCAACAACCTGCCGGACCCGACGCAGGTGGCCGGCCTGCTCCGGTCCATGAACGTGAACCGGGTGAAGCTCTACGACGCGGACCCCAAGGTGCTGACGGCGTTCGCCAACACGGGCGTGGAGTTCATCATCTCGGTGGGCAACGAGAACCTGCAGACCATGGCGGCCAGCCCCGGCGCGGCGCGGCAGTGGGTGGCGCAGCACGTGCAGCCCTTCCTCCCGGCCACCCGCATCACCGGCATCATCGTCGGCAACGAGGTGCTGGGCAACAACGACACCGCCATGGCCGCCAGCCTCGTCCCCGCCATGCAGGCCGTCTACGACGCGCTCGCCGCGCTCGGGCTCAGCGGCCGGGTCACGGTCTCGTCGGCGCACTCGGTGAACGTGCTCGGCAGCAGCTTCCCGCCGTCGTCCGGCGCGTTCCAGGAGGGCGTGGCGCAGTACGTGAGGCCGCTGCTCGACTTCCACAGCAAGACGGGCTCGCCGTTCCTCATCAACGCCTACCCCTTCTTCGCCTACAAGGGGAGCCCGGGGAGCGTGTCGCTGCCGTACGTGCTGTTCCAGCCCAACGCCGGCGTGCGGGACGGCGGCCTGGTGTACGACAACATGCTGTACGCGCAGATCGACGCCGTGTACGCGGCCATGAAGGCCATGGGGCACACGGACATCGGCGTGCGGGTGTCGGAGACGGGGTGGCCGTCCAAGGGGGACGAGGACGAGGTGGGCGCCACCGCGCAGAACGCGGCGGCGTACAACGGCAACCTCATGCAGCGGATCGCCATGGGCCAGGGCACGCCGCTCAAGCCCAGCGTGCCCATCGACGTGTTCGTGTTCGCGCTCTTCAACGAGAACATGAAGCCCGGGCCGGCATCAGAGAGAAACTACGGGCTGTTCTACCCCAACGGCTCGCCGGTGTACGCGATCAACGCCGGCACCGCCGGCTCCGGCTCGGGCTCCGGCGACGGATCCGGCGGGGGGTCGTCGGTGGGGAGGTTCGACCCGTACTCGTCGCAGTCCATGTTCTCGGCCGCGTCCAGATTGGGCGTAAGGAGAAGATTATCTTCTTTGACGCCACTGCTGGTATTGCCCGTGCTGTCAGCATTGTTGGCATGCTGA
- the LOC123062683 gene encoding uncharacterized protein isoform X1 produces the protein MSLSVSPPPLPTAPATTCVSQLRRRRRCRRPPALLRRRQPPPPTCAAQQPPTHFAHRGPQLDHLLPEETRNSASPRATPSSSRACWGAVDRRNRSHLLPLAPPLSSPIHSKELGCPAGVVVRRSSPLEVRCSPPPPLSIACYAAWASWSTARRSWMAGGRRHPSTAHALALAHRRPCPIPPSATTFPTPSSDLRRPLPSSLSSASTSSLLPSSSLNQGSPHLIRSRPRRASPTIGTRRWFGPGGGSCNPGVAAAVVPFRRHQGSTQRPRAASRAGQSANDAAALAMRRRLPWRTRRQQPWAWKTVLDPVSRRRCLVVKQRGPSAAPCPTSRPRGVSVALLDPASPCNRLCRQHLHEIVLVSVVQDQRQESAKYDDENKANDGELSSIEAEQSIGILSFNAHPKFQLPEIKASFSRCRSKLPHKIHALQLDRSFLPRNR, from the exons ATGTCCCTCTCAgtctctccccctcctctccccaccGCGCCGGCCACCACGTGCGTCTCCCaactacgccgccgccgccgctgccgccgccctccTGCGCTGTTGCGAAGGAGGCAACCACCGCCGCCCACCTGCGCAGCTCAACAACCGCCGACCCACTTCGCCCACCGCGGTCCACAGCTGGACCACCTCCTCCCCGAGGAGACCAGGAACTCCGCCTCGCCGAGAGCTACGCCATCCTCGAGCCGTGCTTGCTGGGGAGCCGTGGATCGACGGAATCGCTCCCATCTCCTCCCACTCGCGCCTCCCCTATCTTCCCCGATCCATTCAAAAGAATTAGGGTGCCCCGCCGGTGTAGTGGTCCGCCGCTCGTCGCCGCTGGAGGTCCGCTGCTCGCCACCTCCCCCCCTCTCGATCGCTTGCTATGCAGCCTGGGCGTCGTGGTCCACCGCTCGCCGCAGCTGGATGGCTGGAGGTCGTCGGCACCCAAGTACCGCCCATGCTCTGGCGCTTGCACACCGCCGGCCCTGCCCCATcccaccctccgccaccaccttccCCACCCCGAGCTCGGATTTACGACGCCCACTGCCTTCCAGTttgagctccgcctcgacctcaTCCCTGCTGCCGTCGTCTTCCCTGAACCAAGGAAGCCCTCATCTGATACGCTCTCGTCCGCGACGTGCTTCTCCAACCATTGGTACGCGACGGTGGTTCGGTCCGGGAGGTGGCTCCTGCAATCCTGGCGTCGCCGCAGCAGTGGTTCCATTCCGGCGGCATCAGGGGAGCACACAACGTCCACGAGCAGCAAGCAGAGCCGGCCAATCGGCCAATGATGCAGCAGCGCTGGCCATGAGGAGACGCCTGCCGTGGCGGACGCGGAGACAACAACCATGGGCGTGGAAGACGGTTTTGGATCCtgtgagccgccgccgctgcctcgtcGTCAAGCAACGTGGGCCTTCTGCTGCTCCATGTCCAACAAGTCGCCCACGAGGCGTCAGTGTGGCATTGCTAGATCCAGCTTCCCCCTGCAATCGTCTCTGCCGCCAGCACTTGCACGAAATCGTGCTG GTTTCTGTAGTTCAAGATCAAAGGCAAGAATCAGCCAAATATGATGATGAGAACAAGGCTAATGATGGAGAACTTTCATCTATCGAAGCTGAGCAGTCTATTGGGATACTAAGTTTCAATGCGCATCCTAAGTTTCAGTTACCTGAAATCAAGGCCAGTTTCAGTCGATGCCGAAGTAAACTACCACAT AAAATCCATGCACTTCAATTGGACAGGAGTTTTCTGCCACGTAATCGATGA
- the LOC123062683 gene encoding serine/arginine repetitive matrix protein 1 isoform X2, producing the protein MSLSVSPPPLPTAPATTCVSQLRRRRRCRRPPALLRRRQPPPPTCAAQQPPTHFAHRGPQLDHLLPEETRNSASPRATPSSSRACWGAVDRRNRSHLLPLAPPLSSPIHSKELGCPAGVVVRRSSPLEVRCSPPPPLSIACYAAWASWSTARRSWMAGGRRHPSTAHALALAHRRPCPIPPSATTFPTPSSDLRRPLPSSLSSASTSSLLPSSSLNQGSPHLIRSRPRRASPTIGTRRWFGPGGGSCNPGVAAAVVPFRRHQGSTQRPRAASRAGQSANDAAALAMRRRLPWRTRRQQPWAWKTVLDPVSRRRCLVVKQRGPSAAPCPTSRPRGVSVALLDPASPCNRLCRQHLHEIVLVRLFMFTLFCL; encoded by the coding sequence ATGTCCCTCTCAgtctctccccctcctctccccaccGCGCCGGCCACCACGTGCGTCTCCCaactacgccgccgccgccgctgccgccgccctccTGCGCTGTTGCGAAGGAGGCAACCACCGCCGCCCACCTGCGCAGCTCAACAACCGCCGACCCACTTCGCCCACCGCGGTCCACAGCTGGACCACCTCCTCCCCGAGGAGACCAGGAACTCCGCCTCGCCGAGAGCTACGCCATCCTCGAGCCGTGCTTGCTGGGGAGCCGTGGATCGACGGAATCGCTCCCATCTCCTCCCACTCGCGCCTCCCCTATCTTCCCCGATCCATTCAAAAGAATTAGGGTGCCCCGCCGGTGTAGTGGTCCGCCGCTCGTCGCCGCTGGAGGTCCGCTGCTCGCCACCTCCCCCCCTCTCGATCGCTTGCTATGCAGCCTGGGCGTCGTGGTCCACCGCTCGCCGCAGCTGGATGGCTGGAGGTCGTCGGCACCCAAGTACCGCCCATGCTCTGGCGCTTGCACACCGCCGGCCCTGCCCCATcccaccctccgccaccaccttccCCACCCCGAGCTCGGATTTACGACGCCCACTGCCTTCCAGTttgagctccgcctcgacctcaTCCCTGCTGCCGTCGTCTTCCCTGAACCAAGGAAGCCCTCATCTGATACGCTCTCGTCCGCGACGTGCTTCTCCAACCATTGGTACGCGACGGTGGTTCGGTCCGGGAGGTGGCTCCTGCAATCCTGGCGTCGCCGCAGCAGTGGTTCCATTCCGGCGGCATCAGGGGAGCACACAACGTCCACGAGCAGCAAGCAGAGCCGGCCAATCGGCCAATGATGCAGCAGCGCTGGCCATGAGGAGACGCCTGCCGTGGCGGACGCGGAGACAACAACCATGGGCGTGGAAGACGGTTTTGGATCCtgtgagccgccgccgctgcctcgtcGTCAAGCAACGTGGGCCTTCTGCTGCTCCATGTCCAACAAGTCGCCCACGAGGCGTCAGTGTGGCATTGCTAGATCCAGCTTCCCCCTGCAATCGTCTCTGCCGCCAGCACTTGCACGAAATCGTGCTGGTGAGGCTCTTCATGTTTACTTTGTTCTGCTTGTAA
- the LOC123057043 gene encoding uncharacterized protein encodes MGNANSKAPEEKKVSDVHVPPLADLHSQGSQGHNVDGNVDEYNPAIIPVADNVDNYQMTPDLEAHKETDGTGMTRLEQDELTNLTKHPLSEITIVHQPGHASLHNPSFCNHDVASFPGPSTLTDICACGLAGSSFDNNVPSFPDRSTLASLYATGHTEGSRARESAHNDVCLNALGCGGSELVTSSTPTCDVYPTHSQTTCAVVNDQVSYSITDDKREQRNARRRATYRKKKDDQVKLQNEKQTVSRPPLGDITNINQPSGSMPANPSNRNYTSRPPLGDITNIDQPSGSMPEDGSASAIAEFNHEKELARRQHARDRSSNMANEPRDRRNAQRRASYRKKKEEGTINLQNNNQVQRERRKEQRNNRTPDEQGESSAKRKADYARRKNTPCAESIAMPRPDLTSALSNSPSFNTHVNCPTLTLRTITQQSGSEQIDRDTTIKSAPTYIRNTETDGAYLSRTLGDGAVDGDLIEINEHLQSADLQTSDPVTIADNGFDEQSHESRARRRTRERACKGSMAAMKRQEKIGKRKTCTQVPRGERNAMLDRRNKRFVGRVNTPTVRSISIPKMSSTGQPTIVEAHSASTSSSTPEYTIRSEGNTPILTLLASLETEPSFVLFGTWADDMDSYLNGLMNDDVNPDDLFDDEYYLFAGEGSDADDLEHDELEDSSHENYVDHDPFDYVYSNLPANTHILKHAANCDHCKAKKFVSEAP; translated from the exons ATGGGAAATGCAAATAGCAAGGCGCCGGAAGAGAAAAAGGTGTCAGATGTGCATGTACCCCCTCTTGCTGACCTACATTCACAAGGGAGCCAAG GCCATAATGTTGACGGAAATGTTGATGAATACAACCCAGCAATCATTCCCGTAGCTGACAATGTTGACAATTATCAAATGACTCCAG ACTTGGAAGCACACAAGGAAACAGATGGAACTGGCATGACACGGTTAGAGCAGGACGAGCTTACAAACCTAACCAAACACCCTCTTTCTGAGATAACAATTGTTCATCAGCcagggcatgcgagtttac ACAACCCATCATTCTGTAACCATGATGTTGCTTCGTTCCCTGGTCCGAGTACTCTCACAGATATTTGTGCCTGCGGCCTTGCAGGAAGTTCATTTG ACAATAATGTGCCTTCGTTCCCGGATAGGAGTACTCTTGCATCACTTTATGCCACAGGTCACACAGAAGGCTCAAGAG CCAGAGAATCTGCCCACAATGATGTGTGTCTTAATGCCCTTGGTTGTGGTGGTTCAGAGCTTGTGACATCGTCTACCCCAACATGTGATGTATACCCAACTCATTCCCAGACAACGTGTGCTGTTGTGAATGACCAAGTGAGTTATAGCATAACAGACGACAAAAGGGAGCAGAGAAACGCACGACGGCGAGCAACTTATCGAAAGAAAAAGGATGATCAGGTCAAGCTCCAAAATGAAAAGCAGACTGTTTCCCgaccccctcttggtgatatcactAATATTAATCAGCCTTCCGGTTCAATGCCAG CCAACCCATCAAATCGGAACTATACATCCCgaccccctcttggtgatatcactAATATTGATCAGCCTTCCGGTTCGATGCCAG AAGATGGGTCCGCATCAGCCATTGCTGAATTCAATCATGAAAAAGAGTTGGCTAGGAGGCAACATGCAAGAGACCGCAGTAGTAATATGGCAAACGAACCAAGGGATCGAAGAAACGCACAGAGACGGGCATCTTatcgaaagaaaaaggaagagggtACGATCAACCTCCAAAACAATAATCAAGTGCAGCGTGAGCGACGAAAGGAACAACGAAACAACAGGACCCCTGATGAGCAGGGGGAGTCAAGTGCGAAGAGAAAGGCAGACTATGCTAGAAGGAAAAACACCCCGTGTGCTGAATCGATCGCAATGCCACGTCCAGATCTAACTAGCGCATTGTCCAACTCTCCCTCTTTCAACACTCACGTCAATTGTCCGACTCTCACACTTCGAACCATCACGCAACAATCCGGCAGTGAACAGATAGATCGTGATACAACTATCAAGTCGGCCCCCACATACATTCGCAACACCGAAACCGATG GTGCATACCTAAGCAGAACCTTAGGTGATGGTGCTGTAGATGGCGACCTCATCGAAATCAATGAGCACCTACAAAGTGCCGACCTGCAAACCAGTGATCCAGTAACAATTGCGGATAATGGATTTGACGAGCAGAGTCATGAGTCCAGAGCTCGGCGTAGGACAAGAGAGCGAGCTTGCAAGGGAAGTATGGCGGCGATGAAGCGTCAGGAGAAAATTGGCAAGCGAAAAACATGTACGCAGGTGCCACGTGGTGAGAGGAATGCTATGCTAGATCGTCGTAATAAAAGGTTTGTAGGTAGGGTGAATACCCCAACCGTCAGGTCCATCTCCATACCGAAAATGAGCTCAACGGGACAACCTACCATAGTTGAAGCACACAGTGCCTCAACATCATCTAGCACGCCGGAGTACACGATCAGAAGTGAAGGTAACACGCCCATCCTTACTCTCCTTGCGTCCCTTGAGACTGAACCCTCATTTGTGTTGTTTGGCACCTGGGCAGACGACATGGACTCTTACCTCAATGGTCTCATGAATGATGATGTCAATCCTGACGACCTCTTTGACGATGAATATTACCTGTTTGCTGGTGAAG GCTCAGATGCTGATGACTTGGAGCACGACGAATTGGAAGACTCAAGTCACGAAAACTATGTCGACCATGATCCATTTGACTATGTGTACTCAAACCTGCCAGCCAACACACACATCCTGAAGCACGCCGCGAACTGCGACCACTGCAAGGCCAAGAAGTTTGTGAGCGAGGCCCCATGA
- the LOC123062681 gene encoding glucan endo-1,3-beta-glucosidase 14 isoform X1, whose product MEHRASSSLLPCILLLLLFSVGTVSAQQKFGINYGQIANNLPDPTQVAGLLRSMNVNRVKLYDADPKVLTAFANTGVEFIISVGNENLQTMAASPGAARQWVAQHVQPFLPATRITGIIVGNEVLGNNDTAMAASLVPAMQAVYDALAALGLSGRVTVSSAHSVNVLGSSFPPSSGAFQEGVAQYVRPLLDFHSKTGSPFLINAYPFFAYKGSPGSVSLPYVLFQPNAGVRDGGLVYDNMLYAQIDAVYAAMKAMGHTDIGVRVSETGWPSKGDEDEVGATAQNAAAYNGNLMQRIAMGQGTPLKPSVPIDVFVFALFNENMKPGPASERNYGLFYPNGSPVYAINAGTAGSGSGSGDGSGGGSSVGRFDPYSSQSMFSAASRLGVRRRLSSLTPLLVLPVLSALLAC is encoded by the coding sequence TGGGCACAGTGTCGGCGCAGCAAAAGTTCGGCATCAACTACGGGCAGATCGCCAACAACCTGCCGGACCCGACGCAGGTGGCCGGCCTGCTCCGGTCCATGAACGTGAACCGGGTGAAGCTCTACGACGCGGACCCCAAGGTGCTGACGGCGTTCGCCAACACGGGCGTGGAGTTCATCATCTCGGTGGGCAACGAGAACCTGCAGACCATGGCGGCCAGCCCCGGCGCGGCGCGGCAGTGGGTGGCGCAGCACGTGCAGCCCTTCCTCCCGGCCACCCGCATCACCGGCATCATCGTCGGCAACGAGGTGCTGGGCAACAACGACACCGCCATGGCCGCCAGCCTCGTCCCCGCCATGCAGGCCGTCTACGACGCGCTCGCCGCGCTCGGGCTCAGCGGCCGGGTCACGGTCTCGTCGGCGCACTCGGTGAACGTGCTCGGCAGCAGCTTCCCGCCGTCGTCCGGCGCGTTCCAGGAGGGCGTGGCGCAGTACGTGAGGCCGCTGCTCGACTTCCACAGCAAGACGGGCTCGCCGTTCCTCATCAACGCCTACCCCTTCTTCGCCTACAAGGGGAGCCCGGGGAGCGTGTCGCTGCCGTACGTGCTGTTCCAGCCCAACGCCGGCGTGCGGGACGGCGGCCTGGTGTACGACAACATGCTGTACGCGCAGATCGACGCCGTGTACGCGGCCATGAAGGCCATGGGGCACACGGACATCGGCGTGCGGGTGTCGGAGACGGGGTGGCCGTCCAAGGGGGACGAGGACGAGGTGGGCGCCACCGCGCAGAACGCGGCGGCGTACAACGGCAACCTCATGCAGCGGATCGCCATGGGCCAGGGCACGCCGCTCAAGCCCAGCGTGCCCATCGACGTGTTCGTGTTCGCGCTCTTCAACGAGAACATGAAGCCCGGGCCGGCATCAGAGAGAAACTACGGGCTGTTCTACCCCAACGGCTCGCCGGTGTACGCGATCAACGCCGGCACCGCCGGCTCCGGCTCGGGCTCCGGCGACGGATCCGGCGGGGGGTCGTCGGTGGGGAGGTTCGACCCGTACTCGTCGCAGTCCATGTTCTCGGCCGCGTCCAGATTGGGCGTAAGGAGAAGATTATCTTCTTTGACGCCACTGCTGGTATTGCCCGTGCTGTCAGCATTGTTGGCATGCTGA
- the LOC123062685 gene encoding uncharacterized protein: MPQVDLESLVCGGAGAGAGDRKVSCETVIAGGDSGDASPPRRVPPPPPDHDFPPESITIRIGDDAAFSELNPIYERDDSTKGSTNPKSSAAAGGACNPVPLKARSNSARVAGGPAAATATFFGLPARIRPAFTRRQPSQGRILPDKRSGGTGEEPRSPKVSCIGKVLSDRERCGRRRQRRWWRGVAAVFRCGGGGCASRGVGGGAAGKKMALEGSEYDEEEKEASVAAMRKFKSGRRAATWGEEALAAAAAEAFSGEPAGDEEKKHERHEAEHWARLPVS; the protein is encoded by the coding sequence ATGCCGCAGGTCGACCTGGAGAGCCTGGtgtgcggcggcgcgggcgcgggcgccgggGACAGGAAGGTGTCGTGCGAGACGGTCATCGCGGGCGGCGACAGCGGCGACGCCTCGCCCCCGCggcgcgtgccgccgccgccgccggaccacgACTTCCCGCCGGAGTCGATAACCATCCGCATCGGCGACGACGCGGCCTTCTCGGAGCTGAACCCGATATACGAGCGGGACGACTCCACCAAGGGCAGCACCAACCCCaagtcgtcggcggcggcgggcggcgcctgCAACCCCGTCCCGCTCAAGGCGCGCTCCAACTCCGCGCGCGTCGCGGGCGGcccggccgcggccaccgccacctTCTTCGGCCTCCCGGCCAGGATCCGGCCGGCCTTCACCCGGCGCCAGCCGTCGCAGGGCCGGATCTTGCCCGACAAGCGCTCTGGCGGCACCGGCGAGGAGCCGCGGTCGCCCAAGGTGTCCTGCATTGGGAAGGTGCTGTCCGACCGGGagaggtgcgggcggcggcgccagCGCAGGTGGTGGCGCGGGGTGGCGGCCGTGTTCcggtgtggcggcggcggctgcgcctcccggggagtcggcggcggcgcggcgggcaaGAAGATGGCGCTAGAGGGGAGCGAAtacgacgaggaggagaaggaggcgagcGTGGCGGCAATGCGGAAGTTCAAGTCCGGGAGGAGAGCCGCCACGTGGGGGGAGGAGGCgctggcagcggcggcagcggaggcCTTCTCCGGCGAGCCGGCGGGGGACGAGGAGAAGAAGCACGAGAGGCACGAGGCCGAGCACTGGGCCCGACTGCCGGTGAGTTAG